Proteins encoded together in one Pontiella desulfatans window:
- a CDS encoding NUDIX hydrolase, with the protein MQKQYGAIPFVHEDGELKVVLVTSASGYWIFPKGRYEKDRGKLGTAELEAYEEAGVKGKLLKKKAYRTKVVIRSGERVHLTLYALEVRTIHEKWLESDRRKRVIVSVQKAGKLIDSDALKDCLRRFQRDFLA; encoded by the coding sequence ATGCAAAAACAATATGGCGCGATTCCATTCGTGCATGAAGACGGCGAACTCAAGGTGGTGCTTGTTACGAGCGCCAGCGGGTATTGGATATTCCCCAAGGGGAGATACGAGAAGGATCGGGGAAAGCTGGGCACGGCCGAGCTTGAAGCCTATGAAGAGGCCGGGGTTAAAGGCAAGCTCCTCAAGAAAAAGGCCTATCGCACCAAGGTGGTCATCAGAAGCGGCGAGCGGGTACACCTCACGCTCTATGCCCTCGAAGTCAGAACAATCCATGAGAAATGGCTGGAGAGTGATCGACGCAAGCGCGTGATCGTTTCTGTGCAGAAGGCGGGAAAGTTGATTGATTCCGATGCGCTCAAGGATTGCCTTCGCCGGTTCCAGCGCGATTTCCTGGCCTAA
- a CDS encoding CHAD domain-containing protein, with amino-acid sequence MKNIAFAVCRSGAFGDAASRIACQLEGNPYSETMLPSAPSSFCRTGSFRRASLANGLPPGYSVSLLSENGIGGVLLDTFDGHLRRSGWVLLQMKNKVALADLASGRMTEQEISGTWKFAGDLRGGPVGRLLLERSTLRAYLPFCAIELKQIKVAVRDEMEKTVVRLSATVLAKGSKRATYASAHPLRGCGEDHALLEKALLADGFTASGMVDYVRLLGMKRKPYEFKPEVVLDGNAPIFDSAGTLVRTFLGVARQNEQGIVDDLDTEFVHDYRVSLRRVRSLLSLFKGVYAGDANAKLKAELAEVMKQTNRLRDLDVCLMDKDGYYGMVPESLHEGLDVMFGVFARERRGALDGVRSLLLGPDYAQRMRRLNVPKKKGEAADEPTIHFARRLILARYNKIARIAPSIDSSTPDAQIHELRIQCKKLRYLMEFFSPLFPEASIKPLIKSLKGLQDVLGRFNDYSVQRRSLANFAEAHSVKGKKGLRLAESIDALIATLCRLQGTARGEVATGLAGVSNDRIRKQFTTLFSNEA; translated from the coding sequence ATGAAAAACATCGCTTTTGCGGTTTGCCGTTCGGGGGCATTCGGCGATGCGGCGTCTCGCATTGCTTGCCAGTTGGAGGGTAATCCCTATAGTGAAACCATGTTGCCAAGCGCTCCATCCAGCTTCTGTCGAACGGGCTCTTTCCGGAGGGCATCGCTCGCGAACGGATTACCGCCGGGATACTCGGTTTCCCTCCTCTCCGAAAATGGGATTGGCGGCGTGTTGCTGGATACGTTCGATGGCCATCTCCGTCGGTCGGGATGGGTGCTGTTGCAGATGAAGAACAAGGTGGCCTTGGCAGACCTCGCTAGCGGAAGAATGACGGAACAGGAGATTTCCGGAACCTGGAAATTCGCGGGCGACCTAAGGGGCGGCCCGGTCGGGAGGCTCCTGCTGGAGCGATCAACCCTCCGGGCGTATCTTCCATTTTGCGCCATTGAACTGAAGCAAATCAAGGTTGCGGTGCGGGATGAAATGGAAAAGACCGTCGTCCGGCTCTCCGCAACGGTGTTGGCAAAGGGAAGCAAGCGGGCAACGTATGCTTCAGCGCATCCGTTGCGCGGATGTGGTGAAGACCATGCCCTGCTGGAAAAGGCGTTGCTGGCCGATGGCTTTACGGCTTCCGGAATGGTCGACTATGTCCGGTTGCTTGGAATGAAGCGCAAGCCCTACGAATTCAAACCCGAGGTTGTCCTCGATGGCAATGCCCCGATTTTCGATAGCGCCGGAACCCTTGTCCGCACCTTCCTCGGCGTGGCCCGCCAAAACGAGCAGGGAATCGTCGACGACCTCGATACGGAGTTCGTTCACGACTACCGCGTAAGCCTGCGCCGGGTTCGCTCCCTGTTAAGTTTGTTCAAAGGCGTTTATGCCGGGGACGCCAATGCGAAGCTTAAGGCGGAGCTGGCCGAAGTCATGAAGCAGACCAACCGCCTGCGAGATCTGGATGTCTGCCTCATGGACAAGGATGGCTATTACGGAATGGTTCCGGAGTCGTTGCATGAGGGGCTCGATGTCATGTTTGGTGTCTTCGCGCGCGAGCGTCGGGGTGCCCTCGATGGCGTTCGCTCCTTGCTCCTGGGCCCGGACTATGCTCAGCGGATGCGGCGGCTGAATGTCCCAAAGAAAAAAGGCGAGGCGGCGGACGAGCCGACGATCCATTTTGCGAGGCGGCTGATCCTGGCGCGCTACAATAAAATCGCGCGCATTGCGCCGTCCATCGATTCCTCAACACCGGATGCCCAGATTCATGAGTTGAGGATCCAGTGCAAGAAGCTGCGCTACCTGATGGAGTTCTTCAGTCCCCTTTTTCCTGAGGCGTCGATCAAGCCGCTGATTAAATCGCTGAAGGGATTGCAGGATGTCCTGGGGCGCTTCAACGACTATTCGGTGCAGCGCAGATCGCTTGCGAACTTTGCCGAAGCGCATTCGGTGAAGGGAAAAAAGGGCCTCCGGCTCGCCGAGAGCATCGATGCGTTGATTGCGACCCTCTGCCGGCTCCAGGGCACGGCGCGCGGGGAAGTGGCGACCGGGCTTGCCGGGGTTTCCAACGACCGAATCCGCAAACAATTCACCACGCTGTTCTCGAATGAAGCTTGA
- a CDS encoding HAD family hydrolase produces the protein MNKLEDIILKNCPALAPLPTGAEAKLNRLNGVKAVLFDVYGTLFASGSGDVGTAAATDTAEALTQSLVVAGFEGELEQAGLIGKDMLKSEILEWHRAGHKAGADFPEVEITKVWKKMIDSLRHTQTLSTAETDFDQIRRLGLEYECRVNPVFPMPGCIETLRTLKERKLPLGIVSNAQYYTPLLFSAFFKQTVEEIGFDPECCVWSFKELKAKPSADLFPKAARYLEKNHGIQLSETVYVGNDMLNDIYTASQAGCKTILFAGDQRSLRLREDDERCKNLKPDAVITSLAQLPELV, from the coding sequence ATGAACAAACTTGAAGACATCATCCTGAAAAACTGCCCCGCCCTTGCCCCGTTGCCGACGGGGGCCGAGGCGAAGCTGAACCGGCTCAACGGCGTGAAGGCCGTATTGTTCGATGTGTATGGAACGCTCTTTGCTTCCGGATCGGGCGATGTGGGAACCGCGGCGGCGACCGATACCGCCGAGGCGCTGACCCAGTCGCTGGTGGTGGCCGGATTTGAAGGAGAGCTGGAGCAGGCCGGCCTGATTGGGAAGGATATGCTGAAGTCCGAAATCCTGGAATGGCACAGGGCCGGACACAAAGCAGGCGCCGATTTCCCGGAAGTGGAAATCACCAAGGTTTGGAAAAAGATGATCGACTCGTTGCGCCACACGCAGACGCTCTCCACGGCGGAGACCGATTTCGACCAAATCCGTCGGTTGGGCCTTGAATACGAATGCCGCGTGAATCCGGTGTTTCCAATGCCCGGTTGCATCGAAACGCTGCGCACCTTGAAGGAACGGAAACTCCCGCTCGGCATTGTTTCCAACGCGCAATACTACACGCCACTGCTCTTTTCCGCCTTCTTCAAGCAGACGGTCGAGGAGATCGGCTTCGATCCGGAATGCTGCGTTTGGTCCTTCAAGGAACTGAAGGCCAAACCTTCGGCCGATCTGTTTCCGAAGGCCGCCCGATATCTGGAAAAGAACCACGGCATCCAGCTTTCGGAAACGGTCTATGTGGGCAACGACATGCTTAACGACATCTACACCGCCAGCCAGGCCGGTTGCAAAACCATCCTCTTTGCCGGGGACCAACGCTCATTGCGCCTCCGCGAAGACGACGAGCGGTGCAAAAACCTTAAACCGGACGCCGTTATCACCTCATTGGCCCAGCTACCGGAATTGGTTTAA
- a CDS encoding PHP domain-containing protein has protein sequence MIDLHVHSVFSDGTNTPEELIKMAQERGLSAMALTDHDTVGGIAPLMAAAADSPVEAVPGIELSAECERGTMHILGYFIDTANDVLLEKINTVREGREERNVEILKKLNKLGYVLMWSDVEQEAGADVVGRPHFAAALVKRGHVKSRKAAFDLLLAKGRPAYSERYRYTASECIELIRRAGGVSVLAHPATIYMPERQLKALVRELREQGLGGIEAYYAEHHPENIARFSGWAKEFGLVCTGGTDFHGGNTPDLKLGTGFGQLRVPDEALALLKDAKSKQNN, from the coding sequence TTGATTGATTTACACGTACATTCGGTCTTTTCGGACGGCACGAACACACCGGAAGAGCTGATTAAGATGGCGCAGGAGCGTGGCCTTTCGGCCATGGCCCTGACCGACCATGATACCGTCGGGGGCATTGCCCCGTTGATGGCGGCGGCCGCGGATTCGCCGGTCGAGGCCGTGCCGGGCATCGAGCTGAGCGCGGAATGCGAACGCGGCACGATGCATATCCTCGGGTATTTCATCGATACTGCCAACGATGTGTTGTTGGAGAAGATCAACACCGTCCGCGAGGGGCGCGAGGAGCGCAATGTCGAAATTCTCAAGAAGCTCAACAAGCTCGGCTATGTGCTGATGTGGAGCGATGTTGAGCAGGAGGCCGGCGCCGATGTGGTGGGGCGCCCGCATTTTGCCGCGGCCCTGGTGAAGCGGGGCCATGTGAAATCCCGAAAGGCGGCCTTCGATCTGTTGCTGGCGAAGGGGCGCCCCGCGTATTCCGAGCGGTATCGCTATACCGCCAGCGAGTGCATCGAGCTGATCCGTCGGGCCGGCGGGGTGTCCGTTTTGGCGCATCCCGCCACCATCTATATGCCCGAAAGGCAACTCAAGGCGCTGGTTCGGGAGCTGAGGGAGCAGGGGCTGGGTGGCATCGAGGCCTACTATGCCGAACACCATCCCGAAAACATTGCCCGCTTTTCCGGCTGGGCCAAGGAGTTCGGTTTGGTTTGTACCGGTGGAACCGACTTCCATGGCGGCAACACACCCGACCTCAAGCTGGGAACCGGCTTCGGCCAGCTCCGCGTCCCCGACGAAGCACTGGCCCTGCTCAAGGACGCAAAATCGAAACAGAATAATTAA
- a CDS encoding phosphoribosylaminoimidazolesuccinocarboxamide synthase: MTPAATKIELPGIEKFKSGKVREVYDLGDQYLFVASDRISAFDVVMPDGIPDKGSVLNMISKFWFDRTGDVVKNHMISTDVADFPAELQEHAELLKGRSMLVKKAELLPVECIVRGYLIGSGWKEYQKSGTIGGMPLRAGYEMAGKLDEPIFTPSTKADEGHDENISTEQMKEIVGEELGQKLVDISLKLYKTAADYALTKGIIIADTKFEFGMIGDELILIDEVLTPDSSRFWPADTYKPGSSPFSFDKQFVRDYLETLDWDKTPPGPVLPDEVIEKSREKYLEAYRLLTGEELSC, encoded by the coding sequence ATGACCCCAGCTGCTACCAAAATTGAACTTCCAGGCATTGAAAAATTCAAATCTGGAAAAGTCCGCGAAGTCTACGATCTTGGCGACCAATACCTGTTTGTCGCCTCCGACCGCATTTCCGCCTTCGATGTCGTCATGCCCGACGGTATTCCAGACAAAGGCAGCGTACTGAACATGATTTCCAAGTTTTGGTTCGATCGCACCGGCGACGTCGTTAAAAACCACATGATTTCCACCGATGTGGCCGATTTTCCCGCTGAACTGCAGGAACACGCCGAGCTGCTGAAAGGCCGTTCCATGCTGGTGAAGAAAGCCGAACTACTGCCGGTCGAGTGCATCGTGCGCGGCTACCTCATCGGCTCCGGCTGGAAGGAATACCAAAAGTCCGGTACTATCGGCGGCATGCCGCTGCGCGCCGGCTACGAAATGGCCGGAAAACTCGACGAGCCGATCTTCACCCCGTCCACCAAGGCCGACGAAGGCCACGACGAAAACATCTCCACCGAGCAGATGAAAGAGATTGTCGGTGAAGAACTGGGGCAGAAACTGGTGGATATCAGCCTCAAGCTTTACAAAACGGCCGCCGACTATGCGCTGACCAAGGGCATCATTATTGCCGACACCAAATTCGAGTTCGGCATGATCGGCGACGAGCTGATTCTGATCGACGAAGTGCTCACGCCCGACAGCTCGCGCTTCTGGCCGGCCGACACCTACAAACCGGGCTCTTCGCCCTTCTCGTTCGATAAACAGTTTGTCCGCGACTACCTCGAAACCCTCGATTGGGACAAAACCCCGCCCGGCCCCGTCCTGCCGGATGAAGTCATCGAGAAAAGCCGCGAAAAATATCTCGAGGCCTATCGCCTGCTTACCGGCGAAGAACTGAGCTGCTAA
- a CDS encoding transposase yields the protein MNREADYWPHAPMHSLSEQGVYMVTAGTYQKQHFLNAPDKLTLFRDLLFSFAAEFGWQLQAWAIMANHYHFVAVSPASAESLRRFIGKLHEYNAKKLNRIDQAPGRKVWHNYWDSHITHQTSYYARLRYVHRNPEHHGIIDQAANYRWCSQAWLEHHADRAFVNTLAKFKTDRISVRDDF from the coding sequence ATGAACCGCGAAGCTGACTATTGGCCGCATGCGCCCATGCATTCCCTGTCGGAACAGGGTGTCTACATGGTCACCGCAGGAACCTATCAAAAGCAGCACTTCCTCAATGCACCCGACAAGCTGACCCTTTTTCGCGACCTGCTTTTCAGCTTTGCCGCGGAATTCGGCTGGCAGTTGCAGGCCTGGGCCATCATGGCCAACCACTATCATTTTGTGGCCGTCTCGCCCGCAAGCGCGGAATCGTTGCGGCGCTTCATCGGCAAACTGCATGAATATAACGCCAAAAAACTCAACCGGATCGATCAGGCCCCCGGACGTAAAGTCTGGCACAACTATTGGGATTCACACATCACCCACCAAACCTCCTACTATGCCCGCCTGCGCTATGTGCACCGCAACCCCGAGCACCACGGCATCATTGATCAGGCCGCCAACTATCGCTGGTGCTCGCAGGCCTGGCTCGAACACCACGCCGACCGCGCATTCGTCAATACCCTCGCCAAATTCAAAACCGACCGCATTTCCGTGCGCGATGATTTTTGA
- a CDS encoding IS110 family RNA-guided transposase: MNKEKVYCGVDVSKKHLDAFNGKTARRFDNTCEGATALMNWAGSAHYVFESTGGYERMAAWMVMAASGTASIVNPSRVRHFALGMGQIAKTDPIDARMIRDFASHTDPKPSEKPSATQRRLTALVDRRVHLSDMHTAEKNRLGTADEPEMVRLIKQHLKWLEKQLEKIEAKIKDTLAEDATMTQKAKCIQSIKGLGIVNAVTLLAHLPEIGTLSRREIASLAGLAPFNRDSGGKSGRRHVCGGRRRLRSCLYMAAMNARTYNPVLREFYQRLVNENHRPKMVALTAVMRKLLIAANSAVKNAEI, translated from the coding sequence ATGAACAAGGAAAAAGTATACTGTGGCGTCGATGTTTCCAAGAAGCATCTGGATGCCTTCAACGGAAAAACAGCGCGTCGCTTCGACAACACCTGCGAGGGTGCCACGGCGCTGATGAACTGGGCGGGCAGCGCCCACTATGTCTTCGAGTCCACGGGCGGCTACGAACGCATGGCCGCCTGGATGGTGATGGCCGCCAGCGGCACCGCGAGCATCGTGAACCCGTCGCGCGTCCGGCACTTCGCGCTGGGCATGGGGCAGATCGCCAAGACCGATCCGATCGACGCGCGGATGATCCGCGACTTCGCGTCGCACACCGACCCCAAGCCCTCCGAGAAGCCTTCGGCGACGCAGCGCAGGCTCACCGCCCTCGTTGATCGAAGGGTGCACCTGAGCGACATGCATACGGCCGAGAAGAACCGCTTGGGAACTGCCGACGAGCCGGAGATGGTCAGACTGATCAAGCAGCATCTCAAGTGGCTTGAAAAGCAGCTCGAGAAAATCGAAGCGAAAATCAAAGATACCCTTGCCGAAGACGCAACCATGACGCAGAAGGCCAAGTGTATCCAGTCCATCAAAGGCCTGGGCATCGTCAATGCGGTGACCCTGCTCGCCCACCTCCCTGAGATCGGCACGCTTTCGCGCAGGGAAATCGCGTCGCTGGCGGGACTCGCCCCCTTCAACCGGGACAGCGGGGGCAAGTCCGGCAGGCGGCATGTCTGTGGCGGGCGCCGAAGGTTGCGTTCCTGCCTGTACATGGCTGCCATGAATGCCAGGACATACAACCCAGTTCTTCGCGAGTTCTACCAGCGTCTGGTAAATGAAAACCACCGCCCAAAAATGGTCGCGCTTACGGCGGTCATGAGAAAGTTGCTCATCGCTGCTAACTCCGCCGTGAAAAATGCTGAAATTTAG
- a CDS encoding type II toxin-antitoxin system Phd/YefM family antitoxin has product MKTVSVREMRDHIGQVLSSAELGETVIIKRHGRKIAKLGPLDATEAGLPSMKKLRDQISNKGKALSKAVIDEREEERY; this is encoded by the coding sequence ATGAAAACGGTAAGCGTGCGCGAAATGCGGGATCACATCGGACAAGTCCTCAGCAGCGCCGAGCTGGGCGAAACGGTGATTATCAAGCGGCACGGCCGGAAGATTGCAAAACTGGGGCCGCTGGATGCAACGGAAGCAGGCCTGCCGAGTATGAAAAAATTGCGCGATCAAATTTCCAACAAGGGAAAGGCGCTCAGCAAAGCGGTCATCGACGAGCGGGAAGAGGAACGTTACTGA
- a CDS encoding type II toxin-antitoxin system VapC family toxin — protein sequence MPYIDTSVLAAYYCPEAASSRIEKTLEKTANPTISQLVETELYSAVARKVRMKEMTRQDGNLILSQFNLHLEQRLYRMLPVETRHYHVAREWIGRFDTALRTLDALHLAIAYSENLTLLSADHHLCKAADYFGISVQSV from the coding sequence ATGCCGTATATCGATACCAGCGTTCTGGCGGCCTATTATTGTCCTGAAGCGGCAAGTTCCCGAATTGAGAAAACCCTTGAAAAAACCGCGAACCCCACCATAAGCCAGCTGGTTGAAACAGAACTTTATTCCGCTGTTGCCCGCAAAGTCCGCATGAAGGAAATGACCCGGCAAGACGGCAACCTGATCCTCTCGCAGTTTAATCTTCATCTTGAGCAACGGCTGTACCGCATGCTGCCCGTGGAAACACGCCACTACCATGTTGCCCGCGAGTGGATCGGTCGCTTTGATACCGCTTTAAGGACGTTGGATGCGCTGCATCTTGCAATCGCATATTCGGAAAACCTCACCTTGCTGAGTGCCGACCACCACTTATGCAAAGCCGCGGATTATTTTGGAATCAGCGTCCAATCCGTCTGA
- the xerD gene encoding site-specific tyrosine recombinase XerD: MNALLESFLDYISLERGLSINTRKAYADDIGQFLSFLDQKGVTSLNQVSRKQVLDHLMAMKAKGMSTNSISRHLVSIKVFFRYLQQEGLLDKNVTDTMDSPKLWKILPDTLSEKEVDLLLKAPDMRTPLGVRDRAILELFYASGLRVSELANLQLPALHLDDGYIRVIGKGRKERVIPVARDSANLLECYLEEVRPMLCDNPHLQNVFISKRETALCRQRLWQIIKKYTKDAGIMKNVTPHTLRHSFASHLLQNGAPLRVIQEMLGHADIATTQIYTHVDPNRLKAIHQQFHPRA; the protein is encoded by the coding sequence ATGAACGCACTTTTAGAAAGTTTTCTGGACTACATTTCGCTGGAGCGCGGGTTGAGCATCAACACGCGGAAGGCGTATGCCGATGACATCGGTCAGTTCCTGAGCTTTCTCGACCAGAAAGGCGTGACCTCGCTCAATCAGGTGAGCCGGAAACAGGTGCTCGACCACCTGATGGCCATGAAAGCCAAGGGCATGTCGACCAACTCAATATCCCGCCATCTGGTCTCCATCAAGGTTTTCTTCCGCTACCTGCAGCAGGAGGGGCTGCTGGATAAAAATGTGACCGACACGATGGATTCCCCCAAGCTGTGGAAAATCCTGCCGGACACGCTGTCGGAGAAGGAGGTTGATCTGCTCCTGAAAGCACCGGACATGCGCACGCCGCTGGGGGTGCGCGACCGCGCGATCCTGGAACTGTTCTATGCCTCGGGCCTGCGTGTTTCGGAGCTGGCCAACCTGCAGCTTCCCGCCCTGCACCTCGACGACGGCTACATCCGCGTGATCGGAAAAGGCCGCAAGGAGCGCGTCATCCCCGTCGCCCGCGATTCCGCCAACCTGCTCGAGTGCTATCTCGAAGAAGTCCGCCCCATGCTGTGCGACAACCCGCATCTGCAAAATGTTTTTATCTCCAAACGGGAAACGGCGCTCTGCCGCCAGCGCCTTTGGCAGATTATTAAAAAATATACGAAAGATGCGGGCATCATGAAAAACGTGACGCCCCATACGCTGCGCCACTCCTTTGCCAGCCATCTGCTGCAAAACGGCGCCCCGCTGCGGGTCATCCAGGAAATGCTGGGCCATGCCGACATTGCCACCACCCAGATCTACACCCACGTCGACCCCAACCGCCTGAAGGCCATCCACCAGCAGTTCCACCCGAGGGCTTGA
- a CDS encoding type II secretion system F family protein gives MAHFKYIGRSKKGEKVEGVVESNDRAGAVRVIESMGHIPVSITETTKTHKQNSAAEGKKRLKFELGFQRKPKMKLQDLLLFSRELSDLVASGMTIGRALHTLSARKDESAVGKIVVTLRDEIVQGTSLSDALELYPETFSSLYINLVRAGEASGNLPLALENVCVHYERVQDAKSKVISALVYPAIVMIVGGLAVIGLMIFIVPKFANTFDEMGATLPKPTLALMAISNFVTHYGLILAGVITGLVIMLKKWVKHGVGQQLWHKTQLRIPIMGSIITTNAYAHFSRTLGTLLQNGVSVLPALGIVQKTIDNVVISGEIGKARDRVTDGASISKPLAQGKVFPRLLIDMLAVGEETGDLAGCLTHITRRYDTELDRMVKTCTTVLEPLLIVLVAMVVGGIAVCLLLPVLTLTDSLHI, from the coding sequence ATGGCTCATTTTAAATATATAGGTCGCTCGAAGAAGGGCGAAAAGGTCGAGGGCGTGGTTGAATCGAACGATCGTGCCGGAGCGGTGCGCGTCATCGAATCGATGGGGCACATCCCGGTCTCCATCACCGAGACCACGAAGACGCATAAACAGAATAGTGCCGCCGAGGGCAAAAAACGGTTGAAGTTCGAGCTAGGCTTTCAACGCAAGCCGAAGATGAAACTGCAGGATCTACTCCTTTTCTCTCGCGAGCTCTCCGACCTCGTGGCTTCAGGCATGACCATTGGGCGCGCACTGCACACCCTCTCCGCCCGCAAGGACGAGTCTGCCGTAGGGAAAATCGTGGTCACCCTTCGAGACGAGATTGTCCAGGGCACCTCGCTCTCCGACGCCCTGGAACTCTATCCGGAAACCTTTTCATCCCTCTACATCAACCTTGTGCGCGCCGGCGAAGCCAGCGGAAACCTCCCCCTCGCCCTGGAGAATGTCTGTGTCCACTACGAGCGTGTGCAGGATGCAAAAAGCAAGGTGATTTCGGCCCTGGTCTATCCGGCCATCGTCATGATCGTTGGCGGCCTTGCGGTGATCGGCCTGATGATTTTCATTGTGCCGAAGTTCGCCAACACCTTCGATGAAATGGGCGCCACCCTGCCGAAACCAACCCTGGCGCTGATGGCCATCAGTAACTTTGTCACCCATTATGGTCTGATTCTCGCGGGGGTCATCACAGGCCTCGTCATCATGCTGAAAAAATGGGTTAAGCACGGGGTTGGCCAGCAGCTTTGGCACAAAACGCAATTGCGCATACCGATCATGGGTTCCATCATCACGACGAATGCCTACGCCCACTTTTCCCGGACGCTGGGCACGTTGCTGCAAAACGGGGTTTCGGTGCTTCCCGCCCTGGGCATCGTGCAGAAGACCATCGACAACGTGGTGATTTCCGGCGAAATCGGCAAGGCACGCGACCGGGTGACCGACGGCGCCAGCATTTCGAAGCCACTCGCCCAGGGCAAGGTGTTCCCGCGCCTGCTGATCGATATGCTGGCCGTTGGCGAGGAAACCGGAGATTTGGCAGGTTGCCTAACGCATATTACCCGCCGCTACGACACCGAGCTGGACCGCATGGTTAAAACCTGCACCACGGTGCTCGAACCCCTTTTGATCGTTCTGGTTGCGATGGTGGTTGGCGGCATTGCCGTCTGCCTGCTGCTACCCGTGCTGACCCTGACCGATTCCCTGCATATTTAA
- a CDS encoding type II secretion system protein GspG: MNKDKPSKHLSKKSGFTLIEIILVVVIIGILASIAVPRMGGRTEQAKIAKAKQTINTLSMAVQEYEMMNGNYPSSLEGLLDESKGGPFLERKVVPKDPWEKPFMYSAPGSHNSHTFDLSCTSAKGTVINNWE, encoded by the coding sequence ATGAACAAGGATAAACCAAGCAAACACCTAAGCAAAAAATCGGGTTTTACCCTGATTGAAATCATTCTCGTGGTCGTCATCATCGGCATTCTGGCGAGTATTGCCGTACCGCGCATGGGCGGCCGAACCGAGCAGGCCAAGATCGCGAAAGCCAAGCAAACCATCAACACCCTGAGCATGGCCGTGCAAGAATATGAAATGATGAACGGCAACTATCCCTCCAGCCTCGAAGGCTTGCTCGACGAATCGAAGGGCGGCCCGTTCCTCGAACGCAAGGTGGTTCCGAAGGATCCCTGGGAAAAACCGTTTATGTATTCCGCCCCGGGCTCGCACAACTCCCACACCTTCGACCTCTCGTGCACTTCCGCCAAGGGTACGGTCATCAATAACTGGGAATAG
- a CDS encoding GspH/FimT family pseudopilin, giving the protein MKKSDSSMFGAGCSKFNVRSSGFTLMEVILVMVIIVVISGISLPYFASSFRGSQLRTAARTINRMAKYARSMAIMREETMTVALNRDTMEIFLGGYLASATNSADGEIDQDVLKRLGYVDGDDSSGSTGGIDKEVHRFLSDGLSVKDFDKEWTDEDDETPDLHLVRFYPNGQCEWFKLELADSNGDGVLLEIDPISGKMTSEFIQ; this is encoded by the coding sequence ATGAAGAAATCCGACTCTTCGATGTTCGGTGCTGGATGTTCGAAGTTCAACGTTCGATCCTCCGGCTTCACGCTGATGGAGGTCATCCTGGTGATGGTCATCATCGTCGTGATCTCCGGCATTTCGTTGCCCTACTTCGCCAGCTCCTTCCGGGGATCGCAGTTGCGGACCGCCGCCCGCACCATCAACCGGATGGCAAAATATGCGCGCAGCATGGCCATTATGCGGGAGGAAACAATGACCGTCGCGTTGAACCGCGATACGATGGAAATCTTTTTGGGGGGTTATCTGGCCTCCGCGACCAACAGCGCGGATGGGGAGATCGACCAGGATGTCCTCAAGCGCCTGGGCTATGTTGATGGCGACGATTCCTCCGGTTCCACGGGAGGCATCGACAAGGAAGTCCACCGCTTCCTGTCGGACGGCCTGAGCGTGAAGGATTTCGATAAGGAATGGACGGACGAGGACGACGAAACCCCCGACCTTCATCTGGTACGCTTCTATCCCAATGGCCAGTGCGAATGGTTCAAGCTGGAATTGGCAGACAGCAATGGCGACGGCGTCCTGCTGGAAATCGACCCCATTTCCGGAAAGATGACCTCGGAATTCATACAATAG